A window of Hypnocyclicus thermotrophus contains these coding sequences:
- a CDS encoding HD domain-containing phosphohydrolase yields the protein MKKLFELINYINIKIILLLSVTIIIILTLFINHINEEFEKEIENKIKIELVQKVDMAYNLIKPIIERYNNKEISKNDTIKKIQNILSNMTYKDEYSLNYIFMTDYIGKYLVQPYEKNKIGKNMWNYKDVKGNYVIQELIKLAKSKEKKGFYKYYNKAPLIDEELKKLSYIRGIPEIQVYIGTGKYLDYKNNKLVYLLNFQKNLLIGFLIIIVSLVVLFSLKYQLLYKKLLIEKENERYEKIRYETLFNNSQDAIVEIDYYGTILNINNAFTKIFGFTKEEAVGKNIDNLIVVDKSILEAKYLTQKTIKMGTLNTETIRYTKDKNPINVSIKTINIVFDNKIIGGYGIYSDITQEKEYEKKLEHLSSYDLLTGLNNFNYFERIINEYKIRKTFNIGILNFDLNNLKLINDILGHHYGDMILKNFAKILKKTINENNIIARVGGDEFVAIIIEPNENEIKELIDSLNKNIEKYNQTLSNEILYLSVAIGYSIGDNDHITELFKIADEKMYKNKMLIKSKEKKELLFKIKNLINRKDFSYNRHIENLKKYSKIFGEKLKLDKKTKERLLLLVEVYDIGKITISDELLTKKEKLTDEDWKTLKSHSEKGYRIALNYREYANIAELILKHHERWDGKGYPLGLSKKEIPIECRILNILESYEAMTNKRPYQKIKTKQEAIEELIKYKGTQFDPKLIEEFLEIVNEI from the coding sequence ATGAAAAAGTTATTTGAGTTAATAAATTATATTAATATAAAAATTATATTATTATTATCTGTAACAATAATAATAATTTTAACTTTATTTATTAATCATATAAATGAAGAATTTGAAAAAGAAATAGAAAATAAAATAAAAATTGAATTAGTCCAAAAAGTAGATATGGCTTATAATTTAATAAAACCAATAATAGAAAGGTATAATAATAAAGAAATTTCTAAAAATGATACTATTAAAAAAATTCAAAATATACTTTCAAATATGACTTATAAAGATGAATATTCTTTAAATTATATTTTTATGACTGATTATATAGGAAAATATTTAGTTCAGCCATATGAAAAAAATAAAATTGGGAAAAATATGTGGAATTATAAAGATGTTAAAGGAAATTATGTTATACAAGAGCTTATAAAATTAGCAAAAAGTAAAGAAAAAAAAGGTTTTTATAAATATTATAATAAAGCACCACTTATAGATGAAGAATTGAAAAAATTATCTTATATAAGAGGAATACCTGAAATTCAAGTATATATCGGAACTGGTAAATATTTAGATTATAAAAATAATAAATTAGTATATTTATTAAATTTTCAAAAGAATTTATTAATTGGATTTTTAATTATTATAGTGAGTTTAGTAGTTTTATTTTCTCTTAAATATCAATTATTATATAAAAAATTGTTAATAGAAAAAGAAAATGAAAGATATGAAAAAATAAGATATGAAACATTATTTAATAATTCTCAGGATGCAATAGTAGAAATAGATTATTATGGGACAATTTTAAATATAAATAATGCATTTACTAAAATATTTGGATTTACAAAAGAAGAAGCAGTTGGAAAAAATATAGATAATTTAATAGTTGTAGATAAATCAATATTAGAAGCAAAATATTTAACACAAAAAACAATAAAAATGGGTACTTTAAATACTGAAACTATACGATATACAAAAGATAAAAACCCTATTAATGTTTCAATAAAAACTATAAATATTGTATTTGATAATAAAATTATAGGTGGATATGGGATATATAGTGATATAACTCAAGAAAAAGAGTATGAAAAAAAATTAGAACATTTAAGTAGTTATGATTTATTAACAGGGTTAAATAATTTTAATTATTTTGAAAGAATAATAAATGAGTATAAAATTAGAAAAACATTTAATATAGGAATTTTAAATTTTGATTTAAACAATTTAAAACTTATAAATGATATTTTAGGACATCATTATGGAGATATGATATTAAAAAATTTTGCTAAAATATTGAAAAAAACTATAAATGAAAATAATATTATAGCTAGAGTTGGTGGTGATGAATTTGTAGCGATAATAATAGAACCAAATGAAAACGAAATAAAAGAATTAATAGATAGTTTAAATAAAAATATAGAAAAATATAATCAAACTTTATCAAATGAAATACTGTATTTATCAGTGGCTATTGGATATAGTATAGGAGATAACGATCATATAACGGAATTATTTAAAATAGCAGATGAAAAAATGTATAAAAATAAAATGTTAATAAAATCAAAAGAGAAAAAAGAGTTATTATTTAAAATAAAAAATCTAATAAATAGGAAAGATTTTTCTTATAATAGGCATATAGAAAATTTAAAAAAATATTCTAAAATTTTTGGAGAAAAATTGAAATTAGATAAAAAAACAAAAGAAAGGCTTCTATTACTTGTAGAGGTGTACGATATAGGGAAAATCACTATATCAGATGAATTATTGACTAAAAAAGAAAAATTAACAGATGAAGATTGGAAAACCTTAAAATCTCATTCAGAAAAAGGATACAGAATTGCTTTAAATTATCGAGAGTATGCCAATATTGCAGAATTAATACTAAAACATCATGAAAGATGGGATGGAAAAGGATATCCACTAGGATTAAGTAAGAAAGAAATTCCAATAGAATGTAGAATATTAAATATATTAGAATCTTATGAAGCAATGACTAATAAAAGGCCTTATCAAAAGATAAAAACAAAACAAGAAGCAATAGAAGAATTGATTAAATATAAAGGAACACAATTTGATCCAAAATTAATAGAAGAATTTTTAGAAATAGTAAATGAAATATAA